One window of Nostoc sp. NIES-3756 genomic DNA carries:
- a CDS encoding protein kinase domain-containing protein yields the protein MSVYCINPLCEQRKNPDNAEVCLACGTPLIINNRIRLLKPLRELSLDPQNYFEVFEVEDRWTQEYPVHQRRVMKVLKWNSSKYRELIEQEFLTLQLIKYPNIPKCNINDFFTFTPHNSPLELRCLLMDKIEGENLDDWIKSHDKITQNLAWEWTKQLVEILDVIHHNEFFHRDVKPANIILQPNGQLALVDFGTARRITDTYLAKISASGGTETTIGNYEITTVISPLYSPLEQINGRAVPQSDFYALGRTIVRLVTGVSLLQLPTDQKTGKLIWRNKAPQIDKPFADFLDELMSPLPGKRPQSTKIILERLENLPWHSQVHRIISSHIFKISIVSIFLLVSLASYIFSQPVIAESFLNQGKKALEQNQLDKAQNKFQQAVKIKPDIAKQVSNFYLEQGIRRDISPQRARQYYELSIKYNPQNDSAYNNLALICQQLQDIECVNSSYKEVFKLKPNKWESHYGLGSFYDDLGKYDLAEQQYNLAIKSSDLALDAVSNLARIKVIQRQYEGAINIANKGLQKAEEPELKAALYKTIGWAKYEEKKYVEAEKNLEKAQSLDLQRVDTYCLLAKTQEALGKFESARVWWEPCLLINTNLPEVVQWRVEILQRIQLPRNYKIKK from the coding sequence ATGTCAGTTTATTGCATAAACCCCCTATGTGAACAACGAAAAAATCCGGACAATGCAGAAGTCTGTCTTGCCTGTGGGACTCCACTTATAATTAATAACCGCATCCGTCTACTAAAACCATTAAGAGAATTAAGCTTAGATCCCCAGAACTACTTTGAGGTGTTTGAAGTGGAGGATAGGTGGACTCAAGAGTATCCTGTTCATCAACGGCGAGTGATGAAAGTTTTAAAATGGAACTCTTCTAAATATAGAGAATTGATTGAGCAAGAATTTCTAACTTTACAGTTAATTAAGTATCCAAACATACCTAAATGTAACATAAATGATTTTTTTACATTCACGCCGCATAATAGTCCACTAGAGTTACGTTGTTTGTTGATGGATAAAATTGAAGGCGAGAATTTAGATGATTGGATAAAGAGCCACGATAAGATTACACAAAATCTTGCTTGGGAATGGACTAAACAATTAGTAGAAATTCTTGATGTCATACATCATAATGAATTTTTTCATAGAGATGTAAAACCAGCTAACATCATTCTGCAACCAAATGGACAATTAGCCTTAGTTGATTTTGGGACGGCTCGGCGTATTACAGATACTTACTTAGCGAAAATTAGTGCCAGTGGAGGAACAGAGACAACTATAGGGAACTACGAAATTACAACTGTAATTTCACCTTTATACAGTCCATTAGAACAAATTAACGGTAGAGCAGTGCCTCAGTCGGATTTTTATGCGCTAGGTCGAACTATTGTCCGCTTGGTTACTGGGGTGTCCTTGTTGCAATTGCCAACTGATCAAAAAACGGGCAAACTAATCTGGAGAAATAAAGCGCCTCAAATTGATAAGCCTTTTGCTGATTTTTTGGATGAGTTAATGTCACCTCTACCGGGAAAACGTCCACAAAGCACTAAAATTATTTTAGAAAGATTGGAAAATCTGCCTTGGCATTCTCAAGTTCATCGAATAATTAGTTCACATATATTTAAAATTAGTATAGTTAGTATATTTTTATTAGTTAGTTTAGCTTCATACATATTTTCACAACCTGTAATAGCAGAAAGTTTTTTAAACCAAGGAAAAAAAGCTTTAGAACAGAATCAGCTTGATAAGGCTCAAAACAAATTTCAGCAAGCAGTTAAAATCAAACCTGATATAGCAAAACAAGTATCAAATTTTTACCTAGAGCAAGGGATTAGACGTGATATTTCTCCCCAAAGAGCTAGACAATATTATGAATTATCTATTAAATACAATCCTCAGAATGATAGCGCGTATAATAATTTAGCGTTAATATGTCAGCAACTACAAGACATTGAATGTGTAAATAGCAGTTATAAAGAAGTCTTTAAACTCAAACCGAATAAATGGGAATCTCATTATGGATTAGGTAGTTTCTATGACGACTTGGGCAAATATGATTTAGCAGAACAACAATATAATCTAGCTATAAAAAGTAGTGATTTAGCATTAGATGCTGTAAGTAATTTAGCACGGATAAAGGTTATACAGAGACAATATGAAGGTGCTATTAATATAGCCAATAAGGGATTACAAAAAGCTGAAGAACCTGAATTAAAAGCAGCACTATATAAAACTATAGGTTGGGCAAAGTATGAAGAAAAGAAGTATGTAGAAGCTGAAAAAAATTTAGAAAAAGCCCAAAGTTTGGATTTACAAAGAGTAGATACGTATTGCCTGTTAGCCAAAACACAAGAGGCTTTAGGAAAGTTTGAAAGTGCTAGAGTTTGGTGGGAACCATGTTTGCTAATAAATACAAACTTGCCCGAAGTAGTACAGTGGCGAGTAGAAATATTGCAAAGAATCCAACTTCCAAGAAATTATAAAATTAAAAAATAA